tatctgaggagttgtgaagaGTAAGAAGTATTTAAGTCATTAGCAGTTTCTAATCAAAGGTCACTGaagcagcagctgaagatgaaggaTGAACCCAAAAAACACATTGTTCATTGTGATTGGAAACTAAGGCTAACTTTGCTGCTTGCACGACAGTTCTGGAATTTTCTAGACAGCTTTTACCCACCTGCGACAGGACTGTAATGTCAGGACCAAGTAGGAGTGCTGAGCTCACACTTGCCCACAGTGACATTGGTGACACAATCTTTCAGGTGATGGTCTCCAAACTGGCACCATCCCAATTCAGAAGTTTTTTTCCATTATTCTCATTgagtccagttttgctagggctccttgaggTCATGAATTGTTATAGACCATagacagaaggaagccattcggccTATTGTATCCATGCCAGTCAACCAAGATCTGACTACACAAAACCAGTTTTTCAATTCTGACCCATAGTCCTGAAGGGTATGGCAATCCAAGTGCAtgtctaaatactgcttaaatgtttcAAGAGTTATTGATTCAAACACTCTTTTAGACAGTTCATTCCAGtctcccaccaccttctgagtgaaaaaatatATAGTCAACTCCCCTCTGAGCCTTCCATTTTTTATCTCAAATCTATGGCTCTGGTTATTGACCAGAATACTCATGAGAAAAGTGCCTTACAATCCACCCAATCCATTCCCCTTGTAATCTTACATACCTCTATTAGGTCTCATCTTAAACTTTATTGCTAGGAGGAAAATCACCCCATAGTTCAGACCTCCAGCTCAGGCAGTACACTGTCTTGATATtaagggtgaaagtgagggctgcagatgctggagacagagtcaagattagagtaatgctggaaaagcacagcaggtcaggcagcttccgaggagcaggaaaatcgacgttttgggcagattcctgatgaagggctcctacccaaaacatcgattctcctgctcctcggatgctgcctgacctgctgtgcttttccagcatcaatcTAATCTTAATATTAAGGGTGGTCACTGTCCCCTTCTTCTGGAGTTTATCGCCTttcttcttttagattagatatGTCATGAGATGTGGAACTGAGTGAACCGAGCCAAACCAAACTGGGCATTGCTGAGAACACTATTGCAGAGTGAGTCCTTGTTGATAACACTGTCAAAATAATCCTCAACGACTATCCTGATTGAATGAAAACAATTTAATATCTATTTGGCATTCTTTTTACGGGAAGGACATAACTACACAACACTCCACTTTTTGGGTAAATGCTATTAATTTAGCTGTAAGGAGCATCTTATCTCACTCTGGAGCAGAAGTCTCCAGTACTGTTATTGTGCATCATACTCCTTGCCAAATTCCCTGTACTCAatcatttcttaatatcatgtgcAGGGAATTGAGTTGGTGACACATTGACAGCTTCATTTTGGCATCTCAGAGGGAGGTCAAGATGAATcttccactcagcatttctggctgaagatgtttttaAAAGCTTCAGATTTCAATACCATTGTCTCCTTGGGAAATGAGTCTCCTTTTGACTAAATTATCAGGTTGGGTAATCAATCTCTCTTGAATGTTGTAAGAATGATCTCTGTTCTCATTAAAAAGTCTTGTCCAATTTTCATCACCAGTTTGATAAATAATTCTactgattctgtttctgtttctttccaGCTAACCTATTAGTGATTCTGATCCTACTGCGTGGAAAGTGTGGTCTCGCCCTATGTATCACCTGCTATCTGGTGGCTATGGCATCAGCTGATTTAACTGTTATTCTCACTGATGTGATCCTGAAGCAGATTATTCCACTTTATTCAACAGATCCAATTGCAGAAAACATCACCCTGTGTGGTCTCATTGACTGCCTCACTCATGCAGCCACAGACCTTACTGTCTGGTTCACAGTAGCTtttacctttgatcgatttgtggccatttgttgtcagaagctgaaaactaaatattgtaCCTGGAGAACTGCAGTGGTGATTATCGGAACAGTGACTATCCTGAGCTGTCTGAAGAATATCCCTTGGTATTATCGATATGATCCTGTTTATCTATTTTTCATACCTCTGTTTTGTATGGTTAAATTCAGCTACTACACCTCACCCCTGTGGAAAACATTCAGTTTATTTCACAGTCTGACTACCCCACTACTCCCATTCGTTCTGATTGCgttcctcaatgctctgactgtccGGAATATTTTGCTGGCGAGTAAAGCTCGCAGGAGGTTGCGGGGTCAGGGTGATAAGGAGAACCAGAATGATCCAGAAATGGAGAACCGCAGGAAGTCTATCCTCCTCCTCTTCAGTATCTCTGCCAGCTTCATATTACTGTGGATGACACAAGCTGTGTACACCATTCACGAGCGAATTACATTAAACCACATCATTGATCGGCTTCTCAAAAACCGCCTTCCATTTGTTATTGGGTACATCGGGCcgatgctgcagctcctcagctcctgCAGCAACACCTGTATTTATGTCGTGACCCAGAGCAaattcagagaggatttgaagaATGTGCTCATTTATCCCTTTCTCCTTGTTCAGCTGCTAGTGAAATAACAGCTGGAGCTGGCCATTCTCCTGATTCCACTTCACGTTCCATTCCCAAAGGCCTCACACTCTCTGCTAAAGCAAAACATCACTGGAACAATGAGAATCATGTGCCAATTTACAAATTGTGCAATATTTGACTTGGTACCTACAGAATGCTGATTGATGCAAATTTCTTCACTTTCATCTTTATTATCAAACAGCTGAAACAAAATGAAACTCGGTAAAATTATACAGAAAGAGACGTTTAACCTTTATCTTCGTATCACTATAAGTGGGTCCTCTTGTTCCCCCAGCTGGCTATAATTTCTGATGCTGCATTCATTTTACTTGCCCCCTTTTAGATAttttgagtcaaaaagtgtggtgctggaaaagcacagccactcaggcagcattcaatgagcaggagagtcaaatgatgaagggcttatgcccgaaagttcaactctcctgcttctcacatgctgcctgacctgctgtgcttttccagctccacaattttcaactctgactctccagcatctgcagtcctcactttatcctagtCCTTTACACATTTGACAGTCTGTGGTTAAGACTCATTTCTGCAGCAATCTATTGCACCAGCTGACTCTGTACTTCTGCCTATAGTGACAACTGACAGCGACGGTAAGCCATTTGTATTAACAGCAGACATTATATTTGTCTGTAGTGACTGATGACATTGTATAACTGCCTGCAGTGAGTGATGACATTGTACGACTGCAGATGATAATGTATTGCTCCTGTAGTGACAGAAGACACTGTACAGCTGTCTGTAGTGACAGAAGACACTGTACAGCTGCCTGTATTATTGACCTTCATTCTTCAATGACAAACTTCACAGAATCAAGGAGATGTGCACCACAGAAGGAGACAGTTCAATGATCATACTACTTTCAGCTAAAAAAATCTCTCTAGTCAACCTAGCAGTGAAGGCAGGTAGTGGTTTAATTGTAATATCACTGgcttagtcatccagcactccaACTTAATGTCCTGGAGACACGggtagatggtgaagtttgaattcgatggaaatctggaatataGACATAACCACTGTTAATTATCAtcaaagcccatctggttcaatagtatcttttaggaaagaaaatctgccatctttacgtTTTcaggcctacatgtcactccagaatcacagcaatgCGGTCAGCTTTTAATTGCcctttggacaattagggataacCTCGCCACTgctatccacatcccatgaacaaataaaagaaaattcttgCTTTTGGCTATCACCTTGTAGGCTACGTATTCAAAGGAATATCTCAGCACCTTTGAAATGTGCAGAGGAACTCTGCCTCAAGCACCATTTCAGACATTGCGTTCCATACTCCTCACCATCATTTTGCTATGAACATTCTAAACTGCTCCATAATTCAACAACTTTCAACTTTATGTCTATGACCCTTGATCATCAAACTCTCTGCTGAGGGAAAAAGAGAGTTCCTGTCCACTCAACCTCACTTCCACCTAGTTTTACAGACCTTTTTCTAAAGAAAGAAACTCTATCTATTTAAACTTCACTCATTGTTGCAATTTTTTCAATTTTGGTAGTGtcctctgaaatctcctcctcGAACTGTGCGGCGTGGTCATGGTATGTTTCCATGCACTGACCAGAAATTAACACACTGCACTTACGGAGTCACAACTCAGGTCTTTTCTGGTTTGAGTGTACCAACCGTCCTTACATTCCACATCAGATTTCCAAAATGGGGGCTGGGACCCTGAGGACCACTGTAAGCTGAAAATATGGATTTGTGATGCAGTGGCAATGTCcaacacccccacctccaccccatgCTCTCATTATTTCTCTCCACCAATCCTCCCAGCACTccccatccaccactccctcatgAGTGGTTGAAACAATTATCAAGCCTCTTAATGCTGTTCCAATGGGAAAAAGGTGTGGGTAGCTCTCTTCTATACTGAGAAGGtagaagtaggagtaggccatctggcccttcaatcCTGTTCTTTCATTCTATATGACTTATCATCCACCTATTCTcactttttccccatatcctttgttCCCTTTGTCCCTAAAAACTATACCTAATCTCTTCTTGAAGCCATTCAATGTTATGGCCTGAGCTACAGAggccctaaccacccgacacctggaggaagaatgcctcatcttccgccttgagaccatccaaccacacaggatcaatgtggatttcaccagtttccccatttcctctccccccactttatcccagtcccaaccttccaatttggcaccaccctcttgaactgttctacctgtccatctttcttcccatctatctgctccacactcctctctgacttatcactctcaccaccccccaccttcatctatcgcAATCCCAGCTGCTTTCCATCCAGCCTCAGCCCCTTCCCCACaagcccctggcccacaagcctcattcataataaaggacttatgcctgaaacacctgaattcccaggattatccttattcatttcttgaacaagggaagaaCATTTGCCACCATGCAATCATCTGACACAGCTTCAGTGGATAGTGAGGGTGCAAAGATAACCACCAAAAGCACAGCAATCTTTTCtatcgcttcctgtagtaaccaagagtatattccatctggcccagtgaatttatctatccttatgtttttcaaaactttcagcacattcttcttcCTGTTTCAACCTGTTTCCTGCTGTCCtgagaaacatcaaggtccctctctcaAGTGAATAATggaacaaagtattcattaaggacctcctctgactccaggcgcaagttcccttcactatccctgacCATTCCTACcctgttctggggacccaggttcaaatcccacaacaaCAGATGGTGGggcttgaattcaatttttaaaaatctggaaataagagcctaatgatgaccatgaaaccgttgCTGATTATCAGAAAAGTCCATTGAGTTCACTAATGCCCCTCAGGGAAAggaatgccatccttacctcatctggcctacatgtgactccaggcccatagcaatgtggatgactcttaactgcggtccaggtaattagggatggtctagccagcaatgctcacatcccatgaatattaattttaaagaaactGACTAAATGTTACCTTGCATAACTAACCATTCGTcccaaattctcatccaaattatttacataaatgatgaataataatggacacagcactgattccagaggcacaccactggacacaggcctctagtctgaaaaccaATCTTCTTCCACCCCTCGCCAGTcgagccaattttatatccagctGGCTATCTCTCCCTGGATCCAATGAGATTTAAACTTGTtcaacaacctaccatgtggtaccttgtcaaaggtcttgctaaagtatatgtaaacaatgtctacctcACTGCCCTTATCTACTTTCTTGGTCACttaaaaaagtcaatcaagttcatgagacacgatttcccatacacaaagccatgctgactatcccaaatgagtccttgcctcttcaaatgccTGTCAGTCCAGTCTGTCAGAGTCCTGTTGAACGACTTACCCACCAAGGACATTAGGCTCACTGGACTGTAGTTCTCAGGCAGTTCcctgcagtctttcttaaataatggcacaacattagccaccctccaatcttcaggCACTTCACCCacggctgtcaatgatacaaatatctcatagagtcatagaggtgtaacAGACTcctcagtccaacccatccatgccgaccagaagtttcaaactaatctagtcccacctgccagcacccagcccatatccctccaaacccttccagggcagcacagtggtttagtggttagcactgctgcctcacagtaccagggacctggattcaattcctgtctcgggcgactgtctgtgtggagtttgcacattccccctgtgtctgcgtgggtttcctccggatgctccggtttcctcccacagtcacaaagatgtgcaggccaggtgatttggctattctaaattgcccagtgttaggtgcattagtcagacagaaaatgggtctgggtaggtt
This genomic window from Chiloscyllium plagiosum isolate BGI_BamShark_2017 chromosome 17, ASM401019v2, whole genome shotgun sequence contains:
- the LOC122558700 gene encoding probable G-protein coupled receptor 139 isoform X1; its protein translation is MELTQTRMIFYPILATVAVPANLLVILILLRGKCGLALCITCYLVAMASADLTVILTDVILKQIIPLYSTDPIAENITLCGLIDCLTHAATDLTVWFTVAFTFDRFVAICCQKLKTKYCTWRTAVVIIGTVTILSCLKNIPWYYRYDPVYLFFIPLFCMVKFSYYTSPLWKTFSLFHSLTTPLLPFVLIAFLNALTVRNILLASKARRRLRGQGDKENQNDPEMENRRKSILLLFSISASFILLWMTQAVYTIHERITLNHIIDRLLKNRLPFVIGYIGPMLQLLSSCSNTCIYVVTQSKFREDLKNVLIYPFLLVQLLVK
- the LOC122558700 gene encoding probable G-protein coupled receptor 139 isoform X2; the protein is MASADLTVILTDVILKQIIPLYSTDPIAENITLCGLIDCLTHAATDLTVWFTVAFTFDRFVAICCQKLKTKYCTWRTAVVIIGTVTILSCLKNIPWYYRYDPVYLFFIPLFCMVKFSYYTSPLWKTFSLFHSLTTPLLPFVLIAFLNALTVRNILLASKARRRLRGQGDKENQNDPEMENRRKSILLLFSISASFILLWMTQAVYTIHERITLNHIIDRLLKNRLPFVIGYIGPMLQLLSSCSNTCIYVVTQSKFREDLKNVLIYPFLLVQLLVK